Proteins encoded together in one Penicillium digitatum chromosome 1, complete sequence window:
- a CDS encoding Integral membrane protein, producing the protein MVHQVNTYWKNVLIIVPFVGAGLATMTYLLRLYGRRMKAVGLLLEDYLMGAGLIISFAVTAFVVDTAFNGVGLPIASLPKHERQRIQFGSWMIQKFWAPAMAFVKISIVIFVKRLFGTIRAYVVISYCLIGFITAWALAALLTNIFQCIPVQYYYNKDLKGHCMSGQVQFFQAMGSIALVEDVIILCLPIPVFWRLQINNRQKLALTLVFSLGGLVCIFSLMRLIEFREFQLTDLAASSAKESIWTCLELDVAIICGCLPFLNPLVQGVRSKVRSEASKYHSQRSTGSNLYLHTLRGNKGDFRELDSDCGESAHEHGRKAMAAANQQSSDLENNRRNVDGRFNNIMAS; encoded by the exons ATGGTGCATCAAGTCAATACATATTGGAAAAACGTCCTGATCATTGTACCCTTCGTAGGGGCTGGGCTGGCTACCATGACCTACCTGTTGCGTCTCTATGGCCGGCGGATGAAAGCGGTGGGGCTTCTGTTGGAAGATTATCTAATGGGAGCTGGTCTGATCATCTCCTTCGCAGTGACGGCGTTTGTGGTAGATA CCGCATTCAATGGCGTTGGTCTACCGATCGCATCGCTCCCCAAACATGAACGGCAGCGGATTCAATTC GGATCATGGATGATACAAAAATTCTGGGCTCCTGCAATGGCATTTGTCAAGATCTCCATTGTCATCTTTGTCAAACGGCTCTTTGGAACGATCCGGGCATACGTTGTGATTTCCTACTGCCTCATCGGATTTATCACCGCATGGGCCCTCGCAGCCCTGTTGACCAATATCTTCCAATGCATACCGGTGCAGTATTACTATAACAAAGATTTGAAAGGACACTGTATGTCGGGACAGGTTCAATTCTTCCAAGCTATGGGCTCAATCGCATTGGTTGAAGACGTGATCATTCTCTGTCTACCAATTCCGGTGTTTTGGAGGTTACAGATCAACAATCGGCAGAAATTAGCATTAACCCTGGTGTTTTCGCTGGGGGGACT TGTCTGTATCTTCAGTCTGATGCGCCTGATTGAATTCCGCGAATTTCAACTCACCGACCTTGCGG CCTCCAGCGCCAAAGAGTCCATCTGGACTTGCCTCGAGCTCGATGTAGCCATCATTTGTGGCTGTCTGCCATTTCTGAATCCACTTGTCCAAGGGGTCCGCAGCAAAGTCAGAAGTGAGGCATCGAAATATCATTCTCAACGTTCGACTGGATCTAACCTCTATTTACACACGTTGCGGGGAAATAAAGGCGATTTCCGAGAGCTCGATAGTGATTGTGGGGAGTCGGCGCACGAACATGGCCGCAAGGCCATGGCTGCGGCAAATCAACAGAGCTCCGATTTAGAGAATAATCGGCGTAATGTGGACGGGCGGTTCAACAATATCATGGCCTCGTAA
- a CDS encoding Gamma interferon inducible lysosomal thiol reductase GILT, giving the protein MEKLPIHSKEGYGDTLDLNKPHRRVRPGTPTYLCRIGVIALFCIGYILLLRPSSPRCTGIALQMESYRAEVQEEYENYLQLGRVASDTHQTPEQTKIPLEAHIMSKCPDAQDCLQKLVLPAMERISGKVDFKLSFIASVSKDSEDIECKHGPGECIGDMLMLCAANLPFPPTADEASLPSQYPRTPIIRSLGFANCLINEFSRIPDREFVHHCALEHGIDFDALNKCASQQNDDPNDGNDGGPPLSGIALLRESAMHGEQIGVKISCTVRLDDDVWCIRDSDEWKNCAQNGEGSQPSALVDQVEKLWKERN; this is encoded by the exons ATGGAGAAACTACCGATCCACTCCAAGGAGGGATATGGGGATACCCTTGACCTGAACAAGCCTCATCGTCGTGTGCGTCCCGGCACACCTACCTACTTATGTCGCATTGGTGTCATCGCGTTGTTCTGTATCGGTTACATTTTGCTTCTAAGGCCTTCTTCCCCACGATGTACCGGCATAGCTCTACAAATGGAGAGCTATAGAGCTGAGGTCCAAGAAGAGTATGAAAACTACTTACAGCTGGGACGCGTTGCTTCTGATACACACCAGACACCTGAGCAAACAAAGATACCGCTGGAGGCCCACATCATGAGCAAATGCCCAGATGCCCAGGACTGCTTGCAAAAACTGGTTCTACCAGCCATGGAAAGAATCAGCGGTAAGGTGGACTTCAAACTATCATTTATTGCTAG CGTGTCTAAAGATTCCGAAGACATAGAATGCAAGCATGGCCCAGGTGAATGCATCGGTGACATGCTCATGCTCTGTGCGGCCAACCTTCCTTTCCCTCCCACTGCGGACGAAGCGTCTCTTCCATCTCAGTACCCCCGGACCCCGATTATCCGGTCGCTAGGATTTGCAAACTGTCTGATCAATGAATTTTCCCGGATCCCAGACCGGGAATTCGTACATCACTGTGCATTGGAGCATGGGATTGACTTTGACGCTCTAAACAAATGTGCAAGCCAGCAGAATGATGACCCGAACGATGGCAATGACGGCGGACCACCACTCAGTGGCATTGCGCTACTACGCGAAAGCGCTATGCACGGCGAACAAATTGGCGTCAAGATAAGTTGCACAGTGCgtcttgatgatgatgtctgGTGCATCCGTGATAGCGACGAATGGAAAAACTGCGCCCAGAATGGAGAAGGCAGCCAACCCTCGGCGCTGGTCGACCAAGTCGAAAAGCTCTGGAAGGAGAGAAATTGA
- a CDS encoding major facilitator superfamily MFS_1: MPPFAHPKQRETKRVMSHGVRGKEDNLYLKWSVVMNPSELLKELVSNREHARTLFHGLRRQVKSIRHRSQSYDDGQVTIYDRVLLRLYDEGHTMQHYGLLEFYLTEYLGTKNCHSLGENNSVIAAHFAAQRILDNGPMSEIPIIATDNMEGITEDIQTSKSSQSSGTSKLQHLDKLIQVYQKAKADYYILEVTESHRERTNSVRFLRDTAENLLRYLMSADKDHDLIPEIEDIIQVSQAHANQLAGGRKRKFEHLENDSRGSPSLSPYKPYGCYGDQRGRHNRRDRYVPDSVTWDHSHKGGWDSRTLDSYRP, encoded by the exons ATGCCGCCATTTGCTCATCCCAAACAGCGCG AGACCAAGCGTGTCATGTCGCATGGGGTGCGTGGTAAAGAGGACAACTTGTACCTCAAGTGGAGTGTGGTGATGAATCCAAGCGAACTCCTAAAAGAGCTTGTCAGCAACCGCGAGCATGCTCGAACCCTCTTCCATGGATTGAGGCGCCAAGTCAAGTCTATCCGCCACCGCTCGCAATCCTACGACGATGGCCAGGTCACAATCTACGACCGTGTTCTGCTTCGTCTCTATGATGAAGGACACACTATGCAACACTACGGTCTGCTTGAATTCTACCTGACCGAGTATCTGGGAACTAAGAACTGTCACTCACTGGGGGAAAACAACTCTGTCATTGCTGCCCACTTTGCTGCCCAGCGCATTCTCGACAATG GCCCTATGTCTGAAATTCCAATCATTGCAACCGATAACATGGAAGGCATCACCGAAGATATCCAGACCAGCAAGTCGTCACAAAGCTCTGGCACATCCAAGCTACAACATCTCGACAAGCTCATCCAGGTATACCAAAAGGCCAAAGCCGATTACTACATCCTCGAGGTCACTGAGAGCCACCGCGAGCGAACCAATAGTGTCCGATTTCTCCGTGACACGGCCGAGAATCTCCTGCGATACCTGATGTCAGCCGACAAAGACCACGATCTGATTCCTGAAATTGAGGACATCATTCAGGTCAGCCAGGCACATGCAAACCAACTAGCCGGTGGTCGCAAGCGAAAATTTGAGCACTTGGAAAACGACTCTAGGGGCAGCCCAAGCCTCAGCCCCTACAAACCCTACGGATGCTATGGAGACCAGCGCGGAAGACACAATCGTCGGGACCGATATGTCCCTGACAGCGTCACATGGGATCATAGCCACAAGGGTGGATGGGATAGTCGTACCCTAGACTCGTACCGTCCCTAA
- a CDS encoding Isoamyl alcohol oxidase, putative codes for MILVKLSGLVLLALVNFTAAKDCTLDSFNATVGGRAKLLTPFALPCFSSYNGEPVARDDAACAAIQANYSDPWLRTNAPNGYMNNQDEMWASDPRDQCLLDSGNPRDPLAFVNTTCRQGNLPSHYLEVQSKKDVIKAFKFSKCSGKKLVIKNSGHDYLTRSSGRDTLALWTRNLQSMHYRADFAPHGSKQADRRYKAITVGAGVNFDEAYEFAQRHNVTLIGGYSPTVGVSGGWIQNGGHSILSPVYGLGVDRVLEFKVVTPDGVYRTANEFKNPDLFWALRGGGGGTFGVVLKSTHQVEPAIRFVAAIIKFPANSTNMLPFMELVVNNTLKWGQEGWGGHITGNTLVNISPFLSVAEAEVSLASVITYANANGGSATVEEFTSWYPFYEKYVKTSSVAVGVTRFPGSRLIPRSIFETVEGRKNLMDYFATIQSLGQTPYIPVVGPVLYNYTEGSTSASPAWREAIWELGSGASWQWNATLPTRKQKIQSIQNMTAIIEGITPGSGAYSNEANPFTTDWVEAWWGDNYERLVSIKNKYDPNGLLSCWKCVGWNDSQVAESPFAALL; via the coding sequence ATGATATTGGTCAAATTATCCGGTCTGGTCCTATTGGCCTTGGTAAACTTTACCGCGGCAAAAGATTGCACTTTGGATAGCTTCAATGCAACAGTTGGAGGGCGTGCCAAGCTTTTAACCCCTTTTGCCTTGCCCTGCTTCTCCAGCTACAATGGGGAACCGGTGGCTCGCGACGATGCTGCCTGTGCTGCCATTCAGGCGAACTACTCGGATCCCTGGCTACGAACAAATGCCCCTAATGGGTATATGAACAACCAGGATGAGATGTGGGCGTCCGATCCTAGGGATCAGTGTCTCCTCGACAGCGGCAACCCCAGGGATCCCCTAGCGTTCGTGAATACCACTTGTCGTCAGGGCAATCTACCCTCTCACTATCTGGAAGTGCAGAGTAAAAAGGATGTGATCAAAGCTTTCAAGTTCTCCAAATGCTCCGGCAAGAAGCTCGTCATCAAAAACAGTGGCCATGATTACCTCACCCGCAGCAGTGGCCGGGATACGCTAGCCCTTTGGACACGAAACCTTCAATCGATGCACTACAGGGCAGACTTTGCTCCCCACGGCTCCAAACAGGCCGATCGCAGATACAAAGCTATCACCGTCGGCGCCGGAGTTAACTTCGATGAGGCGTACGAATTTGCACAGAGACACAACGTAACTTTAATCGGTGGCTACTCCCCCACCGTCGGCGTATCCGGTGGCTGGATCCAAAACGGCGGCCATTCCATCTTGAGCCCCGTGTACGGTCTCGGCGTTGACCGTGTCCTCGAGTTCAAGGTCGTGACCCCTGACGGGGTCTACCGCACCGCCAACGAATTCAAGAACCCCGACCTCTTCTGGGCCCTTCgtggtggcggtggtggaaCGTTTGGCGTAGTTCTCAAAAGCACGCATCAAGTCGAACCTGCGATCCGCTTTGTCGCTGCCATCATCAAATTCCCCGCCAACTCCACCAACATGCTTCCTTTCATGGAGCTTGTCGTCAACAATACTCTGAAATGGGGCCAGGAAGGATGGGGTGGCCACATCACCGGTAATACCCTCGTCAATATCTCTCCTTTCCTCTCCGTTGCGGAAGCCGAGGTCTCCCTGGCAAGCGTAATCACCTACGCCAACGCCAACGGCGGCTCCGCCACTGTCGAAGAGTTCACTTCTTGGTACCCCTTTTACGAAAAATACGTCAAGACCAGCTCCGTCGCTGTCGGCGTCACTCGCTTCCCTGGAAGCCGCCTGATTCCCCGCTCCATCTTCGAAACCGTTGAGGGCCGCAAGAACCTCATGGATTACTTTGCAACCATTCAATCACTGGGTCAGACGCCGTATATCCCCGTCGTCGGACCGGTGTTGTACAACTACACCGAGGGATCGACCAGTGCGTCTCCCGCCTGGCGTGAGGCTATCTGGGAGTTGGGATCCGGTGCCTCCTGGCAGTGGAACGCGACCCTTCCCACCCGGAAACAGAAGATCCAGTCCATTCAGAACATGACGGCCATTATTGAGGGCATTACCCCTGGCAGTGGTGCGTACAGCAACGAAGCCAACCCGTTCACGACTGATTGGGTCGAGGCGTGGTGGGGTGATAACTACGAGCGATTGGTGAGCATTAAGAACAAATATGATCCCAATGGTTTGTTGAGTTGCTGGAAGTGTGTGGGCTGGAATGACTCGCAGGTTGCTGAATCGCCCTTTGCTGCGCTTCTTTGA
- a CDS encoding MFS transporter, putative, which translates to MRLQTNFDDHQDGGDPISNFENDGNFDTNRELEGKQPRGGLGPRYTLEEESEVVRRFDRRLVPFLALLYLLSFLDRSNIGNAKIAGLKDDLQLSSSQYEGLLTAFYITYILFEWMTLMYRVVPPHIYISLCVCGWGLVASFQCLATSFGGLVVLRALLGITEAAFGPGVPFYLSLFYRRHELAFRNGLFISAAPLATSFASSLAYLIVRFSSDGPISPWRTLFLVEGFPSVIVAVFAWFLIPDSPGRARFLNRRQRVVAQQRLEESTSDYRQSYRSRFNWREIWKTASDPKAYMAAFMFFSCNVAFSSMPVFLPTIIKDMGYSSLQAQALSAPPYLVAFAVVLLTAYASDRSRSRSPYLIAHALISSLAYFAIAVTGYFHSHLSPWLHTFIRYMCVYPATAGFFSAITLIITWSMDNRVEKEGKGASIAILNIIGQCGPLLGTRLYPETDGPWYIRGMATCSFFMVVVAGLAVGLRILLRRMNRAAVDSTYTIEQAGPVDPGEERDVLMGGGRRGDLEHSTGDRRLEYII; encoded by the exons ATGCGACTGCAGACCAACTTTGATGACCACCAAGACGGCGGCGACCCTATCTCCAATTTCGAAAACGACGGCAACTTTGATACCAACAGGGAGCTTGAGGGTAAACAGCCGCGCGGCGGGTTGGGACCGAGATACACGCTAGAGGAGGAGAGCGAGGTGGTGAGGAGATTTGATCGAAGGCTGGTTCCATTTCTGGCCCTTCTCTACTTGCTCTCCTTCTTGGACCGCTCGA ACATTGGAAATGCAAAGATAGCAGGACTCAAAGACGATCTACAACTTTCATCTTCGCAATATGAAGGGCTACTTACTGCATTTTACATCACTTACATTCTCTTCGAATGGATGACGCTGATGTACCGCGTTGTTCCCCCGCATATTTATATCTCTCTATGTGTATGTGGATGGGGTCTCGTCGCATCTTTCCAGTGTCTAGCTACTTCTTTTGGGGGCTTGGTCGTTCTCCGAGCATTGCTTGGCATCACCGAGGCGGCTTTTGGCCCGGGTGTTCCGTTTTACCTGTCTTTGTTCTATCGCCGACATGAGCTGGCTTTCCGTAACGGATTGTTTATCTCAGCGGCGCCGCTGGCGACATCTTTTGCTAGCAGTTTGGCCTACTTGATTGTCAGGTTTAGCAGTGACGGCCCGATCTCGCCGTGGCGAACTCTGTTCCTCGTGGAGGGGTTCCCAAGTGTAATTGTTGCGGTATTTGCCTGGTTCCTGATTCCGGACTCCCCTGGTCGGGCTCGATTTTTGAATCGTCGGCAAAGGGTGGTAGCTCAGCAGCGCCTTGAGGAGAGCACCTCCGACTATCGGCAATCGTACAGAAGTCGATTCAACTGGCGAGAAATTTGGAAGACTGCATCTGATCCCAAGGCTTATATGGCTGCC TTCATGTTCTTCAGTTGTAACGTTGCTTTCAGTTCAATGCCTGTCTTTTTGCCCACTATCATCAAAGA CATGGGATATTCCTCCTTACAAGCCCAAGCCCTCTCAGCACCTCCCTATCTCGTCGCATTTGCGGTGGTCCTGCTTACCGCATACGCGTCAGACCGCAGCCGCTCCAGAAGCCCATATTTGATAGCCCACGCCCTTATCTCATCACTCGCTTACTTCGCGATCGCAGTAACGGGTTACTTCCACTCACACCTGTCACCATGGCTTCACACATTTATTCGCTACATGTGCGTCTACCCGGCCACGGCCGGGTTCTTCTCCGCAATCACTCTCATCATCACATGGTCAATGGATAACCGCGTCGAAAAGGAAGGCAAGGGCGCTAGCATTGCTATTCTCAATATCATCGGACAGTGTGGGCCCTTGCTCGGGACGAGACTGTATCCCGAGACTGATGGGCCGTGGTACATTCGGGGCATGGCAACTTGCTCGTTTTTCATGGTTGTTGTAGCGGGGTTGGCAGTGGGACTGCGGATCCTTCTACGGAGGATGAATCGGGCGGCCGTGGACTCGACCTATACCATTGAACAGGCTGGTCCTGTTGATCCGGGGGAAGAGCGGGATGTGCTTATGGGTGGTGGGAGGAGGGGTGATCTAGAGCATTCTACTGGGGATAGAAGACTGGAGTACATCATCTAG